The proteins below come from a single Maylandia zebra isolate NMK-2024a linkage group LG23, Mzebra_GT3a, whole genome shotgun sequence genomic window:
- the LOC101486610 gene encoding hydroxysteroid 11-beta-dehydrogenase 1-like protein, with translation MEAFIKIILSCIFVAFLAIRWTSNFDAESLRGAKVLVTGSSKGIGEQMAYHYARFGAKIVITARSKDTLQKVVEKCLSLGAQEAFYIAADMSNESDLDRVVDFALKKLGGLDYLVLNHIGSTRVAMWDGDVEHAKWLMKINFFSYIQMAWKALPSLEKNKGSLVIVSSLAGKMPSPLTAPYVSTKSALNGFFGSLRHELAMKKSNVSISVCTLGLIDTETAMSKVKGKVNMPAYPATEAALNIIITGATRQPELFYPWFTYIWTLTKDWIPSFTDYVVQRSYNYNP, from the exons ATGGAAGCTTTCATAAAGATTATTTTAAGTTGTATATTTGTTGCTTTCCTGGCCATCAGATGGACCAGCAATTTTGATGCAG AATCTCTCAGAGGTGCCAAGGTATTGGTGACTGGGTCCAGTAAAGGCATCGGCGAACAAATGGCATATCATTATGCCCGCTTTGGAGCCAAGATTGTTATTACAGCAAGAAGCAAGGACACACTGCAGAAG GTAGTAGAAAAGTGTCTGAGTTTGGGAGCCCAGGAGGCTTTTTATATAGCAGCAGACATGTCCAATGAGTCTGACCTTGATCGAGTGGTAGATTTTGCCTTGAAGAAGCTGGGAGGTTTGGATTACCTGGTTCTCAATCACATCGGCTCGACCCGTGTCGCCATGTGGGATGGAGACGTAGAACATGCCAAGTGGCTGATGAAG ATCAATTTCTTCAGCTATATTCAGATGGCCTGGAAAGCTTTGCCCTCCCTTGAGAAAAATAAAGGATCGCTGGTGATTGTTTCCTCACTTGCAG GTAAAATGCCCAGTCCCTTAACAGCTCCATACGTCTCAACAAAAAGTGCCTTGAATGGGTTCTTTGGGTCTCTTCGTCATGAGTTGGCTATGAAGAAGAGCAATGTGTCCATCTCTGTGTGCACACTGGGGCTCATTGACACCGAAACAGCTATGAGCAAAGTCAA GGGAAAGGTTAACATGCCAGCCTACCCCGCCACAGAGGCCGCCCTGAACATCATCATCACGGGAGCTACGAGACAGCCAGAGCTTTTCTACCCCTGGTTCACATACATTTGGACTCTCACCAAAGATTGGATTCCTTCTTTTACAGACTATGTGGTCCAGCGTTCCTACAACTACAACCCATGA
- the LOC101486317 gene encoding hydroxysteroid 11-beta-dehydrogenase 1-like protein, translating into MGAVTKILLASICVAFLAAKWTSPRFDADSLKGARVLVTGASTGIGEQMAYHYARFGAKIVITARREKVLQQVVEKCLSLGAQKAFYIAADMANEADPDKVVDYALEKLGGLDYLVLNHIGPSPFSMWKGDVDHTKWLMKVNFFSYIQMAWKALPSLEQNKGSLVVVSSLLGKITSPFVAPYSSTKFALNGFFGSLRHELAMKKSNVSISVCTLGLIDTDSAMEKVRGVTDVPAYPATDAALNIIITGSTRQPELFYPWFTYFIVITKDWFPSLTDYMTQNSYNYIP; encoded by the exons ATGGGCGCTGTCACAAAAATTCTTTTAGCTAGTATATGTGTTGCTTTCCTGGCTGCCAAATGGACTTCACCCAGATTTGATGCTG ATTCTCTCAAAGGGGCTAGGGTACTGGTGACTGGGGCCAGTACAGGTATTGGTGAACAAATGGCGTATCATTATGCCCGCTTTGGAGCCAAAATTGTTATCACAGCAAGGAGGGAGAAAGTCTTACAGCAG GTAGTAGAAAAATGTCTGAGTTTAGGAGCCCAGAAAGCTTTTTATATAGCAGCAGACATGGCGAATGAGGCTGACCCTGACAAAGTGGTGGATTATGCTCTGGAGAAGCTGGGAGGTTTGGATTACCTGGTCCTCAATCACATTGGGCCTAGCCCCTTCAGCATGTGGAAGGGAGATGTGGATCACACCAAATGGCTGATGAAG GTCAATTTCTTCAGCTATATTCAGATGGCCTGGAAAGCTTTGCCCTCCCTTGAGCAAAATAAAGGATCGCTGGTTGTTGTCTCATCGCTCTTAG GTAAAATAACTTCTCCTTTCGTGGCGCCATATTCCTCAACCAAATTTGCCTTGAACGGGTTCTTTGGGTCTCTTCGTCATGAGCTGGCTATGAAGAAGAGCAACGTGTCCATCTCTGTCTGCACACTCGGTCTCATTGATACCGACTCAGCTATGGAGAAAGTCCG GGGCGTCACTGATGTACCAGCCTACCCCGCCACAGATGCTGCATTGAACATCATCATTACGGGATCTACAAGGCAGCCAGAGCTTTTCTACCCTTGGTTCACATACTTTATAGTTATCACCAAAGACTGGTTTCCTTCTCTCACAGATTATATGACCCAGAACTCCTACAACTACATCCCATGA
- the micos13 gene encoding MICOS complex subunit MIC13, whose product MATRIWPVMKLATKVTIAGGAVYVAYDSGLLGNSEQGSEALRKAKAVIPPAMEEWMKYFGVEAQLPTIPKIEFSPVDAWNSGVQWTISNLSEAPTKATEYTSQGLQYLKDLTK is encoded by the exons ATGGCGACGAGGATTTGGCCTGTTATGAA ACTGGCCACCAAGGTGACCATTGCAGGAGGAGCTGTCTATGTTGCCTATGACTCTGGTCTCTTGGGGAACAGTGAACAGGGCTCAGAGGCTCTGCGTAAGGCCAAAGCAGTAATCCCACCTGCCATGGAGGAATGGATGAAGTACTTTGGTGTGGAG GCTCAGCTTCCAACCATACCTAAGATTGAGTTCTCTCCTGTTGACGCGTGGAATTCTG GCGTACAGTGGACGATTTCAAATCTTTCTGAGGCCCCGACAAAAGCCACTGAATACACAAGTCAGGGGCTGCAGTACTTGAAGGACCTCACaaagtga
- the LOC101486886 gene encoding spindlin-1, which yields MSKKRGRKRSSGELSDAVTPDPNYILGVRIQHNWRERGNQSKWKGTVLDRVCVNPSLFMVKYDGFDCVYGIELFKDERVSNLQVLSEKVVNNKVKTPPGAEELVGKAVEHLFEKEDGEKNEWRGMVLSKAPVMTNWYYITYEKDPVLYMYQLWDDYAEGDLRILPEAENKHLLPADRKPGEETESLVGKQVEYVTDKGVKRTGLVIYQVPAKPSVYYIKYDDDFHIHVYDLVKTT from the exons ATGTCCAAGAAAAGGGGCAG AAAACGGAGCAGCGGGGAACTGAGTGACGCAGTAACCCCAGACCCCAACTACATTCTGGGAGTCCGCATTCAGCATAACTGGCGTGAGAGGGGGAATCAGAGCAAATGGAAGGGCACAGTACTTGACAGAGTTTGTGTAAATCCTTCCCTCTTCATGGTGAAATACGATGGCTTTGACTGCGTCTATGGCATTGAGCTGTTCAAGGATGAGAGAGTGTCCAACCTACAAGTGTTGTCAGAAAAAGTTG TAAACAATAAAGTCAAGACACCTCCAGGGGCGGAGGAGTTGGTTGGCAAAGCGGTGGAGCATTTAtttgaaaaggaagatggaGAGAAGAATGAGTGGAGAGGCATGGTCCTCTCCAAAGCACCAGTTATGACCAACTGGTATTATATTACTTATGAAAAGGACCCCGTTCTTTATATGTACCAGCTGTGGGACGACTATGCTGAAGGAGACCTCAGGATTCTGCCTGAAGCAG AAAACAAGCACCTGTTGCCTGCAGACAGGAAGCCAGGAGAAGAGACGGAGAGTCTCGTTGGGAAACAAGTGGAGTACGTTACTGACAAGGGTGTGAAAAGAACAGGCCTGGTCATCTACCAGGTCCCGGCCAAGCCCTCTGTCTACTACATCAAATATGACGATGACTTTCATATTCATGTCTATGACCTTGTCAAAACCACCTAG
- the LOC101487647 gene encoding serine protease 57 isoform X2: MVARFFLLLFVLSGADGSRIIGGRDAAPHSLPYMASVQLQGRHLCGGALVREDFVLTAAHCETRGIPTVVLGVDSLTGTEPTKQQFLVVKSFPHPDYDGHKNDIMLLKLNRRAQVSQAVQVISLKPGRLNQISQCITAGWGDIGDNNTLPKTLQEVNVTTLPQMICKRRWGQVPITQSMVCGVGSHSLQGFCSGDSGGPLVCDGDAAGVISFSGRRCGDPQTPDVYTRISSFRAWIQRVLNDN; this comes from the exons ATGGTAGCCAGATTCTTCCTTCTGCTGTTTGTCCTCAGTG GAGCTGACGGTTCTCGGATTATTGGAGGCCGAGACGCTGCCCCCCACTCACTCCCCTACATGGCCTCAGTGCAACTTCAAGGTCGCCATTTGTGTGGAGGAGCACTAGTGAGAGAGGACTTTGTACTCACAGCAGCACATTGTGAGACACGTGG AATACCCACAGTCGTGCTGGGAGTTGATTCCCTGACGGGTACTGAGCCAACAAAGCAGCAATTCCTTGTGGTCAAATCTTTTCCGCATCCAGACTATGATGGACACAAAAATGATATCATGCTCCTCAAG CTGAACCGGAGGGCCCAAGTGTCTCAAGCAGTTCAGGTGATCTCTCTGAAACCTGGCAGGCTGAATCAAATCAGCCAGTGCATCACAGCAGGCTGGGGCGATATAGGCGATAACAACACCTTACCAAAAACGCTTCAGGAAGTCAACGTCACCACTCTGCCACAAATGATATGCAAAAGGAGATGGGGACAAGTTCCCATCACACAGTCGATGGTTTGCGGTGTGGGCTCCCACAGCCTTCAAGGCTTCTGCTCA GGAGACTCAGGTGGACCGCTGGTGTGCGATGGAGATGCAGCAGGTGTTATCTCTTTCTCTGGGAGGCGATGTGGAGACCCCCAAACCCCCGATGTCTATACACGCATATCTTCTTTCCGGGCATGGATTCAAAGGGTGTTGAATGACAATTAG
- the LOC101487647 gene encoding serine protease 57 isoform X1: MVARFFLLLFVLSVCVSGADGSRIIGGRDAAPHSLPYMASVQLQGRHLCGGALVREDFVLTAAHCETRGIPTVVLGVDSLTGTEPTKQQFLVVKSFPHPDYDGHKNDIMLLKLNRRAQVSQAVQVISLKPGRLNQISQCITAGWGDIGDNNTLPKTLQEVNVTTLPQMICKRRWGQVPITQSMVCGVGSHSLQGFCSGDSGGPLVCDGDAAGVISFSGRRCGDPQTPDVYTRISSFRAWIQRVLNDN; this comes from the exons ATGGTAGCCAGATTCTTCCTTCTGCTGTTTGTCCTCAGTG TTTGTGTTTCAGGAGCTGACGGTTCTCGGATTATTGGAGGCCGAGACGCTGCCCCCCACTCACTCCCCTACATGGCCTCAGTGCAACTTCAAGGTCGCCATTTGTGTGGAGGAGCACTAGTGAGAGAGGACTTTGTACTCACAGCAGCACATTGTGAGACACGTGG AATACCCACAGTCGTGCTGGGAGTTGATTCCCTGACGGGTACTGAGCCAACAAAGCAGCAATTCCTTGTGGTCAAATCTTTTCCGCATCCAGACTATGATGGACACAAAAATGATATCATGCTCCTCAAG CTGAACCGGAGGGCCCAAGTGTCTCAAGCAGTTCAGGTGATCTCTCTGAAACCTGGCAGGCTGAATCAAATCAGCCAGTGCATCACAGCAGGCTGGGGCGATATAGGCGATAACAACACCTTACCAAAAACGCTTCAGGAAGTCAACGTCACCACTCTGCCACAAATGATATGCAAAAGGAGATGGGGACAAGTTCCCATCACACAGTCGATGGTTTGCGGTGTGGGCTCCCACAGCCTTCAAGGCTTCTGCTCA GGAGACTCAGGTGGACCGCTGGTGTGCGATGGAGATGCAGCAGGTGTTATCTCTTTCTCTGGGAGGCGATGTGGAGACCCCCAAACCCCCGATGTCTATACACGCATATCTTCTTTCCGGGCATGGATTCAAAGGGTGTTGAATGACAATTAG